Within the Anaerotignum faecicola genome, the region TCCTTTCCCATCATTTTTGCAAATTCGCAGGCAGCCTTATAATGCGCCATCAGCTCGCTTTCTGTGATCTTCACACGAAATGCGCCCCAGTTTTCCTCGATATAGGCAACCACCTCTTCCATGGTTCTTGCGTTTGCCTTCAGTTCCACATCTGCAAATTTTGCCTTCAAAGCGTCAATGCCGTTCATGTTTTTTCCTCCTAAATTCTCTTTCCATGTTCCTTCAATTCGTCCCACTTGGCACGAATCGCCTGCATATCCTCCCATGCAGGACGTTTTTTTGTGGCATCCCTGAGCAGTGCAGAGGGATGATAGGTTGCTATGATATGATACCCCTTTCGCTCAAACCACTGCCCTCTCTGACGGGTAATGCGAAATTCGGGGTCGATAATTGTTGTGGCGGCAATACGCCCCAGACAGACGATGATTTTCGGCTGAATCAGCATCAGCTGATATCTGAGATAATTCAGACATGCCTCCTTTTCATCATCATGGGGGTCACGGTTGCCGGGCGGACGACACTTGACCACATTGGCAATATAGGCATCCTCTAAGGAAAGTCCGACACTTGCCAGCATTTTATCCAATAATTGTCCCGCAGGGCCTACAAAGGGTACGCCCTGCAAATCCTCCTGCTGGCCGGGGCCCTCCCCGATGAACAGAATATCCGCATTGCGGCTGCCCTTGCCAATGACAACATTGGTGCGCATTTCCCATAGCCTGCATTTTTTGCAGGAATGGCACGCGCCCTCTAAAATTTCCCAGCTTTTTTCCGCCATGCCTTCCACCTCAAACTCTTACTTACAAATATATTCCGCTAAAGCGTCCCGCGCCGAAGTGCTGAAGCTTGCACCTGCGCCCCAGTCAAATCGGAAAATCACCCCTTGACCGCCGCCGCCGGCAGAAAGATGCACCCTCGTGTGCTCCTCCAGATTATCCGCCAGAAAGGTCAGCGTGGCTCTGTTGCCGGAGCGCATATAATATTTCTCGAATAAAACCATGATGATTTCCTTGCCATTCGGCAGGATTCGCACATATTCATCCAGAATTTCTCCCGAATATAAGCCGGCTGTCACCGCTTTCTTGACCTTCTCCGCCGCCTCTTTCGGGGAAAGATATACATAAAAATCCATTTTTTCCATTGGGATTCCTCCTTACCGAATATCCTCCTTGCGAAAGCCCATCGGGAGCAGCTCTCTGACTGTATATGTTACCATGCCCTTTTCCTCGCTGTAAAGCAGGACTTTGCCTTCGGGCATAAATTCCGCTAAAACCTGCCTGCAAATGCCGCAGGGAGAGGCATAGTCCCCACTGCTTGCCACGATTGCGATTTTCTCAAACTCCCGATGCCCCTCGGAAACCGCCTTGAAAACGGCTGTCCGTTCGGCACAGTTCGTTGCTCCATAGGACGCATTTTCAACGTTGCAGCCCTTGAAAACCGCCCCATCCTTCGCTAAAAGCGCCGCCCCGACCCGGAATCCGGAATAGGGCGCGTAGGCATTTTTCATCGCATCCTTCGCCTGTAAAATCAATGCTTCGTCTGTCATAAAGGAATCCCTCCTTTGCTGCCTGCCATCCGGCAGAAAATACTTTTTTGAAGATTTAAAAACGCTGTCAGAACTTTGCTCCGCAAAGCCGCCTGCGGCGGTGCCGTTTCTCTTCGGCATTCATTGCTTTTTCCAATGAGAAAAAGTTTTTTCAACAAGCCGCCGCCCGAAAATCATTCCGCCCGATAGAAAATACTTTTCAGAACTGTTTAGCCTGCGTCTCTGTTCTGAAAAGTTTTTTCTATGCAAGGGCGGCTTCAAGCACTTTTACTTCCTCGGAAAGCCTGCCTGTAATAAAATCTCCTTCTGGCGGCGGAACATCTCCGCTTCCTCCTCCGGCTCCATGTGGTCGTAGCCTAAAAGATGCAGCATGCTGTGCGCCGTCAGAAACGCAATCTCCCGTTTCAGAGAATGTCCGTATTCCTCCGCCTGCTCCTTCGCACGCTCCAGAGAAATAATAATATCCCCCAGAACGATTTCGTCATTCTCGTTGACCTCTGCTTCTTCCCCCTCCGCAAACGTCAGCATGGGAAAGCTGAGTACATCCGTTGCTCTGTCAATGCTTCTGAACTGGCGGTTAATCTCACGGATTTCCTCGTTATCCACAATGGAAACGCTGATTTCGCAGTCCTCGTCAAATTCTTCGTATCGCAGAGCCTCTGCCGCCGCCCTGCGGATGGCATCCTCCAACTCCGCCGTCAATGGCTCGTCCGTTCTGTTGTCAATCAGTAAGTTCACTGCTTTCTTCCTCTCTTTTTTCTTCTCTTTTTTCTTTCTTTTCTTCCGCCTTGCTTTCCTCTGCGCCCTTCTTCGCCGCTGCATTGATTTCTTCCTGCTTGGGATACGCCACTCTCTCGTGATACATCCCCTGGAATACCTTCAAAAATGCTCTGCGGATGATTTCCAGCTCATGAATCCCTAAGCCGCTGTTGTTCAGCTGTCCGTCATCCAGCTTGTCCTTGATGAGCGTTTTAATAACACTTTCCGCTTCTGCCAGTGTTTTTCCGCTGCCAAGCATGGAGCGCACCGCCGCTTCTACCGTATCCGCAAGCATGACAACCGCAGATTCTCTCGTGCTCGGAATCACACCCTGATAGCGGTAATCCGCTTCATTCACGTTATCCGCACCATAAAGCTTGAGCGCCTTAAAATAGAAAAACTTCACAAGGCTTGTCCCATGATGCTCCCGAATGACATCCAGAATGACATTCGGCAGACCGTGTACCCTCCCCATTTCCACACCGTCCTTCGGGTGCTGTGTAATGATTTTCGCACTCGTTTCGGGTGCAAGGTCATCATGGGGATTATAGCCCGCCTGATTTTCCGAAAACATCTGCGGATTTTTCAGCTTGCCGATATCGTGATAATATGCACCTGCTCTTGCCAGAGCAGTATTTGCGCCGATTTCATACGCCGCCGTCTCTGCCAGATTTGCCACAATCAGGCTATGATGATACGTTCCCGGCGCTTCAATCATCAGCCGACGAAGCAGCTCATTATTCGGGTTTGTCAGCTCCAGCAGGCGCAGGGGCGTGTTCGCCTCAAAGGTTGCCTCCCAGAAGGGCAGGCTGCCCACCGCAATCACAACGGAAACCAGTCCCATCACCGCCGCAAACAGGCACTTTAACAAAAGTCCTGCGGAATAGCCGCTTTCAAAAAACAGCCCTACCCCAAACATTGCCGCAAAGCTGACCGCCGCCATCGCCACAGCCACCCAGACCATCCGCTGACGCTTTTCCGTTTTCTGGATGAGCAATGCACCTAAGGTGCCGACCAGAAGGGAATACATCAGAAACTGCACATCCCCATTGAAGATGAAGCAGCCAATGATGCAGAACAGCGTATTCATCACCAATGCTACGCGCCGCCCCACCAGAATGCTTGTCAGCATGGCAAACAGCCCAAGTGGAATCAGCGTAAAATAAGCCGCGCCGCCCATCAGCCGCAGCAGCAGTATCATAATCACATAAATCGTAAAGAGCATTTTCGCTTCATTGGGCTTCAGCTCAAACTGCCCTCTGCC harbors:
- the cdd gene encoding cytidine deaminase, which translates into the protein MTDEALILQAKDAMKNAYAPYSGFRVGAALLAKDGAVFKGCNVENASYGATNCAERTAVFKAVSEGHREFEKIAIVASSGDYASPCGICRQVLAEFMPEGKVLLYSEEKGMVTYTVRELLPMGFRKEDIR
- a CDS encoding HD family phosphohydrolase, producing the protein MARRKDESLINNRKQKKARKVMFAVAFLLTLLCIGTGSYVQQLDTVQVGSVAEKRYVAEADAVDEVATNKLKDAAADSVAPIYKQDAAVEEGSNAEVKELFQDLEQILANLKQGESFVEKAQEAPWKLPVVLSERELKAYQALGKSNRTLFQEDCLVTMNNLYTEGITADALEEGRQKANEAFAATAWNKGLKEMAGAIFDAAITPNLLPDEAAIEAAREEKRAEVADVMIRKNQKIVDEGEIITQEIYDRLVSLHLVGGADYKSSVLPLLGSFLLVVLLFVALYLFFVWGRGQFELKPNEAKMLFTIYVIMILLLRLMGGAAYFTLIPLGLFAMLTSILVGRRVALVMNTLFCIIGCFIFNGDVQFLMYSLLVGTLGALLIQKTEKRQRMVWVAVAMAAVSFAAMFGVGLFFESGYSAGLLLKCLFAAVMGLVSVVIAVGSLPFWEATFEANTPLRLLELTNPNNELLRRLMIEAPGTYHHSLIVANLAETAAYEIGANTALARAGAYYHDIGKLKNPQMFSENQAGYNPHDDLAPETSAKIITQHPKDGVEMGRVHGLPNVILDVIREHHGTSLVKFFYFKALKLYGADNVNEADYRYQGVIPSTRESAVVMLADTVEAAVRSMLGSGKTLAEAESVIKTLIKDKLDDGQLNNSGLGIHELEIIRRAFLKVFQGMYHERVAYPKQEEINAAAKKGAEESKAEEKKEKREEKREEESSELTD
- a CDS encoding DUF6054 family protein, yielding MEKMDFYVYLSPKEAAEKVKKAVTAGLYSGEILDEYVRILPNGKEIIMVLFEKYYMRSGNRATLTFLADNLEEHTRVHLSAGGGGQGVIFRFDWGAGASFSTSARDALAEYICK
- the ybeY gene encoding rRNA maturation RNase YbeY, which codes for MNLLIDNRTDEPLTAELEDAIRRAAAEALRYEEFDEDCEISVSIVDNEEIREINRQFRSIDRATDVLSFPMLTFAEGEEAEVNENDEIVLGDIIISLERAKEQAEEYGHSLKREIAFLTAHSMLHLLGYDHMEPEEEAEMFRRQKEILLQAGFPRK
- a CDS encoding uracil-DNA glycosylase gives rise to the protein MAEKSWEILEGACHSCKKCRLWEMRTNVVIGKGSRNADILFIGEGPGQQEDLQGVPFVGPAGQLLDKMLASVGLSLEDAYIANVVKCRPPGNRDPHDDEKEACLNYLRYQLMLIQPKIIVCLGRIAATTIIDPEFRITRQRGQWFERKGYHIIATYHPSALLRDATKKRPAWEDMQAIRAKWDELKEHGKRI